ACTTCGGATCGGGCAGTACACGCGCCCAGCCGGGAATCGTCACGCTCCCGAGCGGAATGTCCTGTCGGAACACCCACCCCAGCGCGGTCAGGACGAAAACCGAGGCGACTATCTTTTCGCCGCGGTTTGGGGCGCCCAGCGCCCGCAGGCGTTCGGCGATCAGCGCGCCCCCTTCCGCGTCATCGCCTTTGCCGCCCGGCAACCGATACATCCATCGCGCCATGATCCACCATGCCAGCGGAACGAAGATGGACACGAGCGGGATGCCAAAGAACAGCCATTGGGTAAACGTGATGCGCGGCGCCTCGGGAAAGAGCTTCGCCATTTGCCCCAAGAAAATCACGTTCGGCGCCGTGCCGACGATGGTCCCCACGCCGCCGATACTCGACGCGTACGCAATCCCCAGCATGACGGCCGTGCCGAAGGGCGCGACCCATGCCGCGTTGTGCTCTTTCTCGAATTGCTGGATTACTGCCAGCGCGATGGGAATCATCATCATCGTCGTTGCGGCGTTTGAAATCCACAGCGAGATCGATGCGGACGCCAACATGAACCCCAGCACCAGCCGGCGCGGGTTCGTGCCCGTCACGCGAATGATGTGGAGCGCGATGCGCTCGTGCAGCCGCCATTGCTGCATCGCCATCGCAATGAAGAAACCCCCGGCGAACAGGAAGATGGTCGAATCGCCGTAGCACACCGCCGTGTCGCCCGCCTTCATGACGTTGAGCAACGGAAACGCGATGAGCGGCGCCAGCGACGCGGCCGCGATGGGTATCGCTTCCGTCACCCACCACACACCCATGAGCACCGCGACGGCCGCGACGCGCTGCGCCTCGGGGCTCAGGTCCGCCGGACGCGGCGTGAGCAATACCGCGCCGAACAGGAGCGGACCGAGGAGCAGGCCCGCCGCTCTAAACCGATACGGAACAGGTGCTTCGCCCGGTTCGCTCATGATGTTGCCGACCCCTGCGCCACTGCGCGTGGGCCATGGTAATTGAACAGAGCCGTGTTTCGCACGTAGAAAGGCGGACGGGGGACGAGCCCGTCATTGGACTCGACCGTGATTTGTCGCGGGGAGCGAGGCGCCGAGCGCAGGTTCACTATTGACAATCGCCGTTGTGGATTTACCCACGAATGGTTTCGTGGTATTCTGGTGGAGGCGTAGCTCTGGGGTTGGCGCGGCGCCCCCGTGACCACAACAAACGTCACGGAGGAGTGTGTCGTGCCACGCTGTGCAGTGAGGGTGTAACCATGAAGTACCGTGCAGTCCGATTCGTCCCCACAACCCCGGTAGTGTTTGCCATTCTCCTGGCCGCGACGGCGTTCGCCGACGAACGCGCCTTCGAGAAGAAGATCGAGATTAGTGCGTTTCCCTTCTCCTTTGACAACATTCCGGTACCCATAACGGCGTCGTTCGACGGCGCAGCGCCGGTTGTCGTGAATACCGTGTACGAGGAGTTCTATGACGACGGCACGCCCATCGTCCTGACGGCACCGGAAACGTTCGAGCACCGGCCGTTTGTCGCGTGGTGGAAGGACGGCCCGACGGTCTACTCGGAAGAGCGCACGATCTCGTTCAATCTTGACCAGAGCGCCACGTATATCGCCGCGTACGGAACACCAACCTACACGCTTAATGTGACAAGTTCGCCCGAGGTTGGCATAACGTTCCTGAACGAAGACATTCTCGAGATGCAGACCCCGTACGAGCGCGTGTTCGAGACCGAGGACATCTACGAAGCCATTATCAACGCGCCGGTCACGTTCAATGGCAAACCGTTTGCGCGATGGATGCTTAACGGCAAGGAGGAGTCGAAGCTCCACGTCATCAACGTCATGATGGATGACGACTACGACCTCGAAGCGCAGTATGGCTCCGGATCGATTACGTGCAAAATCCAGCCGAAGGAAGCGCGCAGAAAAGCCCGGTGGCGCATCGACGGCGGCGAATGGATGAAACGGGGAGTCACCGTCGAGGACTTGCTCGTCGGTAAGTACCGCATCGAGTGGAAGCCGGTGGCCGGCTTCAAGACGCCGAACCCGCGCAACGTGCCCATCGAGGACGGCGACGCCCACACCATTCGCGGGCGCTACTTCCCGGAAGAGTAGGCGGGCGGCCGCTGCGGGCGTGCGCATATGCGCGATTGCCATCGAGGGAGTACGCGCACACCCATGATCTCCGAAGCCACACTTGACGACGTTCCGGAACTTGCCGAACTTCTCGGCATCCTCTTCGCGCAGGAGGTCGAATTCGAGCCCGATGCCGCGCGCCAGCGCGAAGGACTGCGCCGCATCGTTTCGGACCCGAATGTCGGCCGCGTGTTGGTCTGGCGCGAGGACGGACGCGCGCGCGGTATGGCAAACCTCCTGTTCACCGTCAGCACGGCGCAGGGCGCTGATGTCGCGATGTTGGACGACATCGTCGTCCACCCCGAGTGGCGCGGCAAAGGAATCGGCTCGCAGTTGATCGCCGCCGCGATCGACTTGTGCAGGGCGCGCGGTTGCACCCGCATCTCCCTTCACACCGACAACACGAACCAGGCTGCCCAGCGACTCTATGAACGCCACGGGTTCCGCGCGTCGACGATGATCGCCATGCGTCTACACCTATAAGCCCAAGGCGTTGCACTCACGCACGTCTATCCCTGCGCGTGAAGTGGAGTTACTCGTCCAGTAGTTCTTCCAGAGCGTACAGCGTCCTCTGCGGGAAGCGCTCAATGGGGTAGAACGCCGCAATAATTTCGTGTGGCGATGTTCAACCAATCTTGCAGCGCGGGACTGGTCATGGCGCACGTCTTTTCGGTGTGTTGGCTTGGGCGTTCATAGCCCTGCCGCGTCGCGGTTGTGCTTGTGGCGTAATTTTGTGACAAGGGACCAGTACCGGGGCCATGTAGCGAGCGTGATCCCACAGGTGACGCAAAGTGCCGCCGACACGGCCAGCGGCCAAATCAACTCTTCGGCGCCGAATACCTTGTACGATTCCTCGCGTTCTAAAGAATCTTCGAGGGCCTTTCCGAATACGTAGGTGAAAGTCAACAACACCGCAGGCGGGAGGAGTGCCGTCCGCGCGATCAGGACTGCACGCGGCGAACGTCGGCCAAACAGCGCGGGCAATATGGGACTGACCAAAAGGGACAACGCTACTCCGATGCCTCCAACGAGAATATCGAAGTCCCACTGTCCGGGCGGACGACGTGCAACGGCTACCTCCATCCAAAGGAAGCCTACAAACAGGGCGACGAAAAAGGCCTTGTATAAGGCGCTTCGCCGCCGCACCACCTCGCGCAGCGTCTTGAGTTCAATGATTGTGAGATACGTCTGTAGGAATCGCTTATGCGCCGCAGTCGGTTCACCCAGCGCCGTTACCGCCCACGCGTGCGCAGCGTCTTCACTTAGACCGTCGCGAAGCGCCTCCTCATACGCCGCCAAATAGTGCGCCGCAACTTCCCTGGTGATTCGTACTTTCGCATCCTTGCACAGAGCTTGAGTGGCAATCTTCAGCCAGTCCTCAAGGGCAGGGCTTGTCATGATGCGGATTCCCAGTCCCGTTGGCGCCGCGTTTTGCCGAGTATGGACAAGTTAAGCGTCCAGATAGAGCAAGCAGGGCCGACCGCTATTAGAAGCGAGATCGTGGCGGTAATCCAGTTCAGAACGCCAAGTGCGTCGGCCAAGGAAAAGAAGATTCCTACAAAACCAACTGGCGCGAGGATCATCTGCGCGCACAGCACGAAGCGCGGCGCCCTTCCGCCAAGTAGCACGGGAATTACAAGAAAGCTTGCTAACAACAGTTGAAACGCCAGGAAACCAATATCCTCGAATACGTCCCGCTCAAAGTCGGTGGCCAATCGAGCTAGCCCCAAGATGATCCAAATCGTAATAAAAAAGCTGGCAAACGACTTGCGGACCAACGACGGTGGCCGGTGCAGTGCGTTCCATACATCGAACTCAGTGACTGTAAAGTGCAACTTGCAGAACCGATCCTGGGCCTGCTTCGCGCCGCCTAACGACTGTAACGCTGCGTACGTTGCCAACTGCTCCGTGTGGCCTTCCACAATCAGCCGTTCATACTCCGCTGCGAAGTGCTCATGTACCTCCTTCCTGACGCGAGCCTTCGCATCCGCGCAGAGGCCGCGCGTGGCGATGTCGAGCCAATCTTGAAGGGTGTTGTCCACAGTTACAGCCCTGATCCCATTCGATGTGTCACTCTTTGGCAGCCACATTATCGACACCCGTTTCTGTCTCGCGGTTGCCAGCGTCATAATACGAACGCCAGCCGGCCTTGCGCGCGGTCTTCCACAGTTCGTCAATTCGCGTCTTCACTGCTGCAGCGGTGTGCTTTGGTGTAGCAAAGAATAAGAACCGGCCATCGGACTTTGTCTCGCTGGTGTCCGCAGGGGGCTTCCCCAGCGCCTCAGTCAGCTTTGCATATTCCAGCATGTGGCCCTTGTAGAAGAAGTGGCCTCCGGCATCGACCCGAATGAGCACTTCGTCCTCGTATTCGAATGCGAGAGCCGCGTCGAACGGGACCGCATCGCCGTGGAGCACCGCCACGCGCCCGGGCGTGGTGGCGATACAGTAGTAGCCGATGTCGCACGTGCAGTCGTCGTAGTCCAATGGCACAACGGTCTCGATACGCTTCGGCACGTGCGGCGCCACCTTCCGCAAATTGGCCCACTGCGACTTTGTCAACGTGACCGTCCCCAGACAGTCCAACTCTTCAATCTGGTCGGCGTCAAGCGCGACCTCCGTGTACGGGACGGTAATCTTTCCCGTATCGCGATCCACCGGAATGCCGTCCGCATGGGATACGGCCGCGATACCCCCGACGAGCACGATCAGAACCGATCTCCACATACTGATGAAGTGAATCACTGTTTGATCTCCGGCGGTGCGTTCCGCAATTTTGCGAGGAGGCGTAATCGAATAACGGCGTCGATGCTCCACCACGACAAGAGGGGCACGAGAAGCAATGCGTAATTCCAGCCGGGATCGTCGAGGTCGGGCCAGTGGAGGTAGAGCATGAGCGAAAGCGCCAGGGGACATACCGCCGACCCGAATAGATTGACGCGGCCCAGCGCGGTGGGGCGGTTCGCGAACCGGCGCGCGAGCGTCGCCTGGATCGCGAAACAAAGGTACATTGTGAAGCACCACGCGAGGATCATGTCGCCGTTCTGCGTAAGGGGCAATGCGCCGACGAGCAGCAACCCGCACAGGACCGTCGCCGTCCAGATGATCCATAATGCGCCGAGCGACGTGCCCGCGAGCCGGCCGACTCTTCGCGCTTGCGCTTTGGTCAGATACACGCGACGATAACGGCGGTTCGCGCGCTTTGCATCTCCCAACGCTGCCGACGCCAACGCGGCGGCGATAACCTCATCCTCGCCTTCATAAATCTGAAATCGATACGCCGCCGCGAAATGCGCCTCGACTTCTGGGCGGATTCGGGCCTTCGCGTCGTCGCAGAGGCCGCGCGTGGCAGTATCGAGCCAGCGATTGAGTTCCATCGATCCGGGCGCGAGTTCGGTCAATGGCGGGAGATCGTGCGGATCGGTCATTTCAGGATTCCTTTATTCTTCTTCGTCGCTGTCTTCGTCATCATCGTGATCGTCGTCATCGTCGCCACGGTTGAACTTGATGCCGATGGGGCACTTTGCCGGTTTGCGGGGGTTGAGGCCGACGGGGAACCAGCCGGTGTCGTCGCATTGCAGGGTCAGATTATCGGCGCCGGAGAGTGGCGTGAGGCGGACGATGAAGTCGACCATGTCGGGTTCTTCGAGTTCCTCGTAGTCTTCGGAGTCGTAGAACTCGGTCCATTCGTCTTCGTGGCCGGGGTCGTCGTCGGGGTCTTCGCCGAGGTAGAACTTCATGATGTCGGGGAATTCTTCGCCGGGGCGCGTGCGGCGGAACCAGGAGCCGAAGGGTTCGCGGTCGTCGCCGTGCAGCGTGTCGAGGCCGTTGATGCTCCAGTAGAGCGTGTAGATCTCGACGCGATAGTCGCCCGGCGGAACGGATACGGTGCGCATGAAGTCGTCGTTCGGGCCGCGCGGATCGAAGCCGCCCTCGAACACGAGTTCGCCGTCGGGCACGCGCAGTTTCCAGACGACCTTGCTGACCCATTCCGCGTCTTCTTCGCGCGTCAACGCGTCGGTGATCAATCGGATGTGCGGGGAACTGTCCTGCACAAGGCTAAAGGCGAGGATGGTGCCGTCCTCGACGTGCGCGCGGAAGTTCTCCGAGAGGTCGTCGCGATCCTTTCCGCAGAAGCCGGCGGAGTGGATCGTGAAGCCGGTGGCTTCGTTGTATACGGCGATGTCTTGTCTCATGTGATCCTACTTATCGTGCGACGTCTCATTCCAAACGCAAGACAAAGCGGAGCTTTTCAAGAGTGCGTTCCCAACTGGAAAGTTGGGAACGAGGAGGCACTGGAAGGTTCGGAACGAGGGGCACTGAAAAGTTCGGAACGAGGGCGACACATTGAGCGCTACGCATTGATGGCCGCGACATAATTACACGTCTCCCGTCAGCGGTTTGAGGGCGGCGGCTTTGGCGGTCGCGGTGGAGTTTTTCTTTTCTTCGAGGGCGCGTTTCATGCCGCGTTCGGAGAGCTTGTAGTAGCGGCGCGTGCGGTCCTGGGCGGTGACTTCGTAGGAGATGAGGAGGCCGTCGTTTTCGAGTTCGTGAAGCGCGGGGTAGATGAGGGCTTCCTGGTTGTCGAGCAGGCCGGGGGCGCGCTGTTTGATCGTCTGGGCGAGCGGGTAGCCGTACTCGGGCCCGGCGAGCAGCGCCTCGAGGATTTGGTCGTGCAAACGGCTCGTGTGCGACATGGCGTTAAGCACCCAACTGCCATCAGCATACGGCAGGGCGGGGAGAGCGTCAAGGTGAAGTTGCGATTCCAGCGTTTCCATTACTTTGCCCAACGTGTTGCAGTCCAGCGGGTGTGAAGCGGAAGGTCAAAGCAGAGCTTTTCAGGAGCGCGTTCCCAACTGGAAAGTTGGGAACGAGAAGGAAACTGGAAAGTTGGGAACGAGAAAAGGGCAAAGCAGAGCTTTTCAAGAGTGCGTTCCCAAGCCGGAGCTTGGGAACGAGAGCGAACGAGAAGATAGCTACTCCTCCGGTGGGAGGGGCGAGGCGTCGACGATGGGTGCGCGGTCGGAGGGCGGGGCTTCGGTGGTGAAGGCGAATTCCATTTGCTGGTTGCGGACGAGTTTGTATCGTTTGAGCAGGCGGAGGGTTTGCAGGGTGTCGGACGACGGATAGTTTCCGTTGGCGTCGACGTGGTCGATGATGTTGCGCAGGACGAGCGGAAACTCGATGACGTGGCCGATGCCGGTGTCGCGCAGGAGATCGAGCGAGCGTTGGCGCAGTTCGGGGCTGGCGGGCAGTTCGGACACGACGAGGATCGTCGCGAAGGGCAGGCCGTGAAACACCTCCGCGGCGAGCGCTAGCGAGTCCTGCGAGACGAACTGGTAGAGCACGGGATTCGCCTCGATGACGGAGGGATAGAAGCGGTCGCCGTGCCACGCGCGCACTTCGACGACGGCGCGTTCGATGACGGAGACGTCTGCGGGCTGCAGCAGGAACGGGAGTTCGCGCGGAATGGCCAGGTCCGTGTTCTGCACGAACAGTTGGCCGCCGTGCTCGCCCGGGCGCAGGCGCCGCGCCGTCTGCTGCCAGTTGGTCAGCGCGTGAAACAGGTTGAGTTCGAAGAACTCGCGCACCAGTTGGACGTTGATATCGCCCATCGTAAGAGGGGTCCCCAAGGGTTTTACAGCGCCGCCAGTATCGTAATCGGAATCGTCCGCGTAATCGAGTTTGTTCGAGGCGAAAGGACGCAAAGGACCTGGCGCAAGGCCGCCCGGCGCAGAGACCGGGCGCTACAATAATCCGCAAAACATATGGAATGACCCGCTGAAGGACGCAAACGACCTGGCACAAGGCCGCCCGGCACAGAGACCGGGCGCTACAATAATCCGCAAAACATATGGAATGACCCACTGAAGGACGCAAACGACCTAAGGGACGCAAGAGACGGAGTCGAGCTGGGCCCGAGTCCAATTGATCGCCGTTCGATTACGATTACGGGGACGATTATAAAACGGATTGAGGAAAGCCGGGACGCGGGTTACGAGGTTCCCAATTCCGCGAGTGCCGCGCCCAGTTTATGGTTCGGATCGCGCGAGAGAATCCGCCTGCCCACTTCCGCGGCGCGGTCCAATTTTCCGAGCCGTTGGTAGCACAAGCCAAGTTTCGCCCAGATGTCCACCTGCGAGAAGTTCTCGCCGAACGCGGTGTAGACCTTGTCCGGTTCCTTGCCGTCGGTGCGGTCGTCCGCGGCGCGGTAATGTTCGAGCGCGCTGGCGAGTTCGCCGCGCACAAAGCAGACTTCGCCGCGCAGGAAATGCGACTCCGGTTGATCGGGCTGAATCTCGATGGATTTTTGGAGCACCTTCTCCGCGGCGTCGAGCGATTCCTTCGCGGTGACGTCGTCGCCCGCGAGTTTTGCGGCGCGCCCCGCGAGGTACAGCGCGGAGAAGTTCGAGCCGCCGGTCAACAGCGCGCCGCGCGCCTGCTGCATCGCGGAGACCCAATCACCCTCGTTGAAGGCGCATTGCGCGAGGCCGAGCAGTGCGCGCGCGTTCGACGGATCGAGGCCGTACAGTTGTTCGAATTCGCGGCGCGCGCTGCGCGTGTTGCCCGCGGCGAGCAGCGCCAGGCCGAGGTCGAGGCGCGCGGGACCGAGGTTCGGGCGCTTGCGCACGACCTGCAGCAAAATGTCTACGGCGCGCTGCGCCTGGCCGAGGCGCATGTAGCACTTGCCCAACTGGTGGTAGGCGACGGCGTACGAGCTGTCGAGCCGGATCGCGCGCTCGAAGCACTCGATCGCCTTCTTCAGATCGCCCTTCTTGCTCGCGGTCAGACCGTCGTCGTAGTAGCTCTCCGCATTTTCGCCGCCAAACGCCATGCCGTTCCTCTACGATTCCGCTGCCGCTTCGAGCGCGGCGCGCGCCTGATCGAGCGTCACGTCGGTGCGGTGCACGACGTGGCCCATGCGATCGGGGACCACAAACTTCATCGTGCCCGCGCGCACCTTCTTGTCGTGTTTCATCGCGTCGAGCACGAGGTTGATCGGCATCGACGGCCACGCAGACGGCAAACCGTATGCGTCGATGCATGCGCGCTGGCGATCGACGAATGCGCGATCCACCATGCCGAGATTGCGCGCAAGCGTTGCCGCGGCGTGCATGCCGATGGCGATGGCTTCGCCGTGCAGGAAGCGGTCGTAGTTCGACGCCGCCTCGATACCGTGGCCGAACGTGTGGCCGTAATTCAGGTTCGCGCGCACGCCGTGCTCGTGTTCGTCCGCGGACACGATGGCGGACTTGATCTCGCACGAGCGCCGCACGGGATACTCGATTGTGTCGAGGTCCTTTGCGAGGATTGCACCCGCGTTCTGTTCCATGTAGGCGAAGAGATCGGCGTCCGCAATGACACCGTGCTTGATGACTTCCGCGAGGCCCGCGCGCAGTTCGCGGTCCGGGAGCGATTTCAGGAACTCGAGATCGACGATGACGGCGGATGGTTGGTGGAACGCGCCGATGATGTTCTTCGCCATCTCGTGGTTTACGCCGGTCTTGCCGCCCACGCTTGAATCGACCTGCGCGACAATAGTCGTCGGAACCTGGACGAATCGAACGCCGCGCATGAATGACGCCGCGGCGTAGCCGACGACATCGCCGACGACGCCGCCGCCCAGCGCGATTACTATGCTCGATCGGTCCATGCCTGCCTTTAGGAACTCGCCGATAAACCGATCAATCTGATCGATGCGTTTGTTCGCCTCGCCCGCGGGCATAGCGCACACGATGGGGTCCGCGCCCGCGTCGCGCACGAGCGATGCAACGCGTTGGGCGTAAAGAGGGGCGACGTTGTCGTCGCTGGCGATGGCGACGGCGCCCTTCGCTCCGAGCGACCGCAATACGTCCGGTAAACCGTCGATAGCGCCCGCACCGATATGAATCGGGTACGAGCGATCGCCGAGTTCGACGGTGAGTGTGTTGATGCTGCCGGTGTGCACGTGGCTGTCCTGGTTGAAACCGCAGATAAACCTAACCCAGCGGGCATTTTACCGGCGAGGCGCGAGACTGAGCAAACAAGCGAATTTGGGGAGACTGGGGATTGAAATGAAAAGAGAATGCGACTTTTCTCAATCCACTCGAAATCCGTACGCGAAGCGAGTAAAGCGCCGTATTGCTTTGTTAAAGTCAAAGTGGAACGGCGGCGCGTCGCGCTGTCCGCGCAAGCGTTCGAGCTAATGCGGTTCACGAGTGGATGTTGCCAATCGCATACGATCTGTCCGAATGCACATCCCCCTGAATCCCCCTTCAAAGGGGGACTTAAAGTATTGCAGATCCACGTCATTTGGCGGTTATTGAGTCCCCCTTTAAAGGGGGATTCAGGGGGATGTAAGAGCCGTACGCGCAATACCGAGTGGCGCTAATGTCTTGGCGCGAACGACAGCGCCGCGATCTCCTCGTCGCTCAGTGCGCGCGCCCAGAGCGCGGCGTCTTCGAGTTCGCCGTGGAAGTGGCGGACGACGTTGCCGTTGTCCGTTTCCGCCGCGATGAGAAGTGGTTCGTCGTTCTTGACGAGCGCGCCGGACCATGGCGTGGACGACATGAGTTTGCCATCGCAGAAAAGAGCCAGCGTCTTGCCGTCGTACCGGCCGACGAGATCGTGCCAAGCCGTCGTGTCGACCTGAGTGGCCGGAAAACTCACCATTACGAAGCCGTTGTCGGTGCGCACCTCGAAGCCGATGTCGCCTTCGCCGTTGTTGTCGAGGCCTGCGCCAAACAAATTGAAGTGCACTTTGTCGTGGTTGCCGCGTTTGGCGAACAGCGCCGAGTTCCACGCGCCCTTGGGATCGCGCGCGCGCAGATACGCGGTGACGGCTTCGCCATCCGCGTGCAATTCCTTTCCGGCGTCAAAATACGCGCCTTCGAGCACGACGCACTTTGCGTTCGGCCGCGCGCCGGCGCCCGTCGACGCGACGTTGAGTTGCAGTTGATAGAACTGCGGCACGCTCGTGAGGGGATGCTTCGCGCCGCGCCCGGCTGAGTCGAGCTGCCAGTGCGCCAGCGCGTTCGCCAGTAGATCGTTGCGCTTTATCTCCGGTTCGGTGATTTTGGTCGAAGTCTTTTCCGCCGGTTTGAGTACTTTCAATCGGATATTGCGAAACTGCACGAAGGTCTCCGGGCCGCTGTGAAGTTGCAGCGCGAGGATGCCCTGCGGTTCGGCGCGGCGGGGATCGTTGTCCTGAATCTCCGCTGCGAGTCTGCCGTTCACGTGGAGCGCAATGTGGCCGCCGATGCAGACGAGATGGTACTCGTGCCAGTCCTCGAGTTTGAACCATGCGTTGCCCGCAGCTTCCGGCATCGGCGATGCGGTGCGGTTTCCGTCGGTGTCGAAGGTGGCGCGCTCGCCGCGCAGGGCGAGATCGTGGCGGCCGTACTCGTCGTAGAGCCGGACGAGCCACGGCGTTTGGAGGTTGTTGTCCATCTGGTATCCGCAGACGTCGTGGTCGGGCAGTTCGCGGCTGCGGAATTGGAATCCGTTGTTAATTGCTC
The genomic region above belongs to Candidatus Hydrogenedentota bacterium and contains:
- a CDS encoding DASS family sodium-coupled anion symporter, with the translated sequence MSEPGEAPVPYRFRAAGLLLGPLLFGAVLLTPRPADLSPEAQRVAAVAVLMGVWWVTEAIPIAAASLAPLIAFPLLNVMKAGDTAVCYGDSTIFLFAGGFFIAMAMQQWRLHERIALHIIRVTGTNPRRLVLGFMLASASISLWISNAATTMMMIPIALAVIQQFEKEHNAAWVAPFGTAVMLGIAYASSIGGVGTIVGTAPNVIFLGQMAKLFPEAPRITFTQWLFFGIPLVSIFVPLAWWIMARWMYRLPGGKGDDAEGGALIAERLRALGAPNRGEKIVASVFVLTALGWVFRQDIPLGSVTIPGWARVLPDPKFVDDGTVAIAGAMALFVLPVDIRKGRFALEWEWAKRIPWGILLLFGGGIAIAKGFDDTGLVDWVGDKLAFVKATHPIVMTFLICAAVIALTEFMSNTALTMLMIPVLAAASTRVFECHPLFVLLPAVLSASLGFMMPAGTPPNALVFGSGYVTIPQMMRAGFILNVIAAVLVTLLAYFVIVPVFQITIGEVPDWAR
- a CDS encoding GNAT family N-acetyltransferase, with amino-acid sequence MISEATLDDVPELAELLGILFAQEVEFEPDAARQREGLRRIVSDPNVGRVLVWREDGRARGMANLLFTVSTAQGADVAMLDDIVVHPEWRGKGIGSQLIAAAIDLCRARGCTRISLHTDNTNQAAQRLYERHGFRASTMIAMRLHL
- a CDS encoding helix-turn-helix transcriptional regulator yields the protein MGKVMETLESQLHLDALPALPYADGSWVLNAMSHTSRLHDQILEALLAGPEYGYPLAQTIKQRAPGLLDNQEALIYPALHELENDGLLISYEVTAQDRTRRYYKLSERGMKRALEEKKNSTATAKAAALKPLTGDV
- a CDS encoding tetratricopeptide repeat protein encodes the protein MAFGGENAESYYDDGLTASKKGDLKKAIECFERAIRLDSSYAVAYHQLGKCYMRLGQAQRAVDILLQVVRKRPNLGPARLDLGLALLAAGNTRSARREFEQLYGLDPSNARALLGLAQCAFNEGDWVSAMQQARGALLTGGSNFSALYLAGRAAKLAGDDVTAKESLDAAEKVLQKSIEIQPDQPESHFLRGEVCFVRGELASALEHYRAADDRTDGKEPDKVYTAFGENFSQVDIWAKLGLCYQRLGKLDRAAEVGRRILSRDPNHKLGAALAELGTS
- a CDS encoding 3-dehydroquinate synthase, giving the protein MHTGSINTLTVELGDRSYPIHIGAGAIDGLPDVLRSLGAKGAVAIASDDNVAPLYAQRVASLVRDAGADPIVCAMPAGEANKRIDQIDRFIGEFLKAGMDRSSIVIALGGGVVGDVVGYAAASFMRGVRFVQVPTTIVAQVDSSVGGKTGVNHEMAKNIIGAFHQPSAVIVDLEFLKSLPDRELRAGLAEVIKHGVIADADLFAYMEQNAGAILAKDLDTIEYPVRRSCEIKSAIVSADEHEHGVRANLNYGHTFGHGIEAASNYDRFLHGEAIAIGMHAAATLARNLGMVDRAFVDRQRACIDAYGLPSAWPSMPINLVLDAMKHDKKVRAGTMKFVVPDRMGHVVHRTDVTLDQARAALEAAAES
- a CDS encoding DUF1080 domain-containing protein; this encodes MKLPISLLTVTLVISSFVAPADEPSFNPIFDGASLTGWRAGDPSYWSVEDGAITGRITKEHPCTINQYLVWEGGELADFELKLESRLNGNGAINNGFQFRSRELPDHDVCGYQMDNNLQTPWLVRLYDEYGRHDLALRGERATFDTDGNRTASPMPEAAGNAWFKLEDWHEYHLVCIGGHIALHVNGRLAAEIQDNDPRRAEPQGILALQLHSGPETFVQFRNIRLKVLKPAEKTSTKITEPEIKRNDLLANALAHWQLDSAGRGAKHPLTSVPQFYQLQLNVASTGAGARPNAKCVVLEGAYFDAGKELHADGEAVTAYLRARDPKGAWNSALFAKRGNHDKVHFNLFGAGLDNNGEGDIGFEVRTDNGFVMVSFPATQVDTTAWHDLVGRYDGKTLALFCDGKLMSSTPWSGALVKNDEPLLIAAETDNGNVVRHFHGELEDAALWARALSDEEIAALSFAPRH